One segment of Candidatus Paceibacterota bacterium DNA contains the following:
- a CDS encoding recombination protein O N-terminal domain-containing protein, which yields MYQKYHTPGFVLANFNSGEASKMYKIFTRDLGLIYARAQSARAPHSKLKPALTDYSAGNFTFIKGKNGWKITDALSNLNLYFALQADDKFYFIARFFTLIQKLLPEDEQNHIFFDSIKNDINFLLLNPLSPEQLKNFECIAILRSLNFLGYLGDGGPWQVFLQKENLLPEDLKIFSSWRREAVKEINASFKASQLFS from the coding sequence ATGTATCAAAAATATCATACTCCCGGCTTTGTTTTGGCAAATTTTAATTCAGGCGAAGCCAGTAAAATGTACAAAATCTTTACTCGCGATTTGGGCTTGATTTACGCCCGAGCGCAAAGCGCTCGGGCGCCCCACTCGAAACTCAAGCCGGCCTTGACCGATTATTCTGCCGGCAATTTTACCTTTATTAAGGGTAAGAATGGTTGGAAAATTACCGATGCTCTGTCGAATTTAAATCTCTATTTTGCTCTCCAAGCTGACGACAAATTTTATTTTATTGCTCGTTTTTTCACTCTTATTCAAAAACTTTTACCTGAAGATGAGCAGAATCATATTTTTTTTGACTCAATCAAAAACGACATTAATTTTTTACTTCTCAACCCCTTGTCTCCCGAACAATTGAAAAATTTTGAATGCATAGCGATTTTGCGCTCTCTAAATTTTCTGGGGTATCTTGGAGACGGTGGGCCTTGGCAAGTTTTTTTGCAAAAAGAAAATTTGTTACCGGAAGATTTGAAAATTTTTTCTTCGTGGAGGCGTGAAGCAGTGAAGGAAATAAACGCTTCCTTTAAGGCCAGCCAGCTTTTTAGTTAG
- a CDS encoding class I tRNA ligase family protein, protein MIAEELNLPSEKIFFDKRIREIDSGEFNLKPIEEYRKYFSSTLEKVTKRPNGGENLSDVKKRVCDFLSEMERRYEGKNILIVTHEYPIWMMEAGALGWSDGQSVAEKNLHDDYVKTGGFKEIKYLPLPRNENFELELHRPFIDEIKFQCKCGGEMKRVPEVFDCWFESGSMPYAQNHFPFENLKIFNPRPGIFNRPVGYPADFIAEGLDQTRGWFYSMLVLGTLLFGKSPYKAVVVNGTILAEDGQKMSKRLKNYPDPMEIVKKYGADAMRLYLLTSPVVRGQDLNFSEKGVQEAMQKVLLRLGNVLQFYKLYEKSGLKVQGRPDSPNVLDIWILARLDELLEEVTQSLERYALDRATRSITDFVDDLSTWYLRRSRDRFKNDENESDKNTALTTTYFVLENLSVIIAPFIPFFAELIYQSLKEKYEGGPESVHLKDWPKNTARHTKLETKILEDMKEVRRIVSLALEQRAKAGLKVRQPLGKLEVKSLKLQNQEELTNLVKDEVNVKEIIFAETLSEEVLLDSKITPELEKEGRFRDLVRQIQDLRKKKNLKPQDQAEFIFDSSLKNSLGGLEKEIYKQTKVKIEFGEGGIKLEEL, encoded by the coding sequence ATTATTGCTGAAGAATTAAATCTACCTTCTGAAAAAATCTTTTTTGACAAAAGAATTAGAGAGATAGATTCTGGAGAATTTAATCTAAAACCGATTGAGGAGTATAGGAAATATTTTTCTTCAACTTTAGAGAAGGTAACCAAAAGGCCGAATGGTGGAGAGAATCTTTCTGATGTCAAAAAAAGAGTTTGTGATTTTCTTTCTGAAATGGAAAGAAGGTATGAAGGCAAAAACATTTTGATTGTTACTCACGAATATCCGATTTGGATGATGGAAGCCGGCGCTTTGGGCTGGAGCGATGGTCAGTCTGTAGCAGAGAAGAATCTTCACGACGACTACGTAAAAACCGGCGGATTTAAGGAGATAAAATATTTACCATTACCGAGAAATGAAAATTTTGAACTCGAACTTCACAGACCTTTTATTGATGAAATAAAATTTCAGTGTAAATGTGGCGGGGAAATGAAAAGGGTACCGGAAGTTTTTGATTGCTGGTTTGAATCCGGTTCAATGCCCTACGCTCAAAACCATTTTCCTTTTGAAAACCTGAAAATTTTCAATCCGCGCCCGGGAATTTTCAATCGGCCAGTCGGTTACCCGGCGGATTTTATTGCTGAAGGGTTGGATCAAACCCGCGGCTGGTTTTATTCAATGCTAGTCTTGGGGACTTTGCTTTTTGGTAAGAGTCCTTATAAAGCTGTTGTAGTAAATGGCACGATTTTGGCTGAAGACGGACAAAAAATGTCCAAGCGGTTGAAAAATTATCCAGATCCGATGGAAATCGTAAAAAAGTATGGGGCTGACGCAATGCGTTTGTATCTTTTAACATCGCCGGTTGTTCGTGGTCAGGATTTGAATTTTTCGGAAAAGGGCGTTCAGGAAGCAATGCAAAAAGTTTTGTTGCGGCTTGGAAATGTTTTGCAATTTTATAAACTTTATGAAAAATCGGGCTTAAAAGTTCAAGGCCGGCCGGATTCTCCGAATGTTTTAGACATTTGGATTTTAGCTCGTTTAGATGAACTTCTTGAAGAAGTCACCCAATCTTTGGAAAGGTATGCGCTTGATCGGGCGACTCGCTCAATAACTGATTTTGTTGATGATCTTTCAACTTGGTATTTGCGGCGCTCGCGAGACAGATTTAAAAATGATGAAAATGAGTCGGATAAAAACACAGCTTTGACGACAACTTATTTTGTTTTGGAGAATTTGTCGGTTATTATTGCGCCGTTTATACCGTTTTTTGCTGAATTAATTTATCAATCATTGAAGGAAAAATATGAGGGTGGGCCTGAAAGTGTTCATCTGAAAGATTGGCCTAAAAATACAGCCCGACATACAAAACTCGAAACAAAAATTTTAGAAGACATGAAAGAAGTTAGGAGAATTGTTTCTTTGGCGCTTGAACAGAGGGCGAAGGCGGGCCTGAAAGTTCGGCAACCCTTAGGGAAACTGGAAGTTAAAAGTTTGAAACTGCAAAATCAGGAAGAGCTAACAAATCTTGTAAAGGATGAGGTAAATGTGAAGGAGATAATTTTTGCTGAGACTCTTTCAGAAGAGGTTTTACTTGATTCTAAAATTACTCCGGAACTTGAAAAAGAAGGTCGATTCCGAGATTTGGTTCGCCAGATTCAGGATCTAAGAAAGAAAAAAAACCTCAAACCGCAAGATCAGGCCGAATTTATTTTTGATTCTAGCTTGAAAAATTCTCTAGGGGGATTGGAAAAGGAAATTTATAAGCAGACTAAGGTGAAAATTGAATTTGGCGAAGGTGGTATTAAATTGGAAGAGTTATAA
- a CDS encoding class I tRNA ligase family protein translates to MSDESNKNQLSEREEEILKFWQENKIFEKTLQKPSPEGTFIFYDGPPFATGLPHYGHILAGTIKDVIPRFKTMQGYHVPRRWGWDCHGLPVENLIEQEIGLKTKKDIIDYGIHNFNQKASDSVLRYADEWRRQIPRFGRFVDMEKDYRTMDASYTESVWWAFKTLYDKGMVYEGFKSMHLCPRCETTLSNFEVAQGYRDVTDISVTAKFQVTNTQAQTNSKFQIPKAEKTYLLAWTTTPWTLPGNVALAVNSEADYIKVKLEDEIYILAKDRAGEVLADKQYEIIEEFKGKKLVGFKYEPLFDYYSNDTSLKGRENGWKVYADNFVSLEEGTGIVHIAPAFGSEDYELSKRENLPFIQHVDVTGKFKPEVKDFAGLLVKPKEDSQRTDIEIIKNLAHKGLLFSKKKVVHSYPHCWRCDTPLLNYASSSWFVEVSKHRDKLVAENKKIKWVPEEVGKYRFGNWLADAKDWSISRSRFWGAPVPVWKCEKCEFKEIVGSVEKLSSKLQSKNNYILVRHGEAESNAKNIVSGRPENPHYLTEKGRLEAQKTARHLRGRKN, encoded by the coding sequence ATGTCCGACGAGTCTAATAAAAACCAGCTTTCCGAGAGGGAAGAAGAAATCCTGAAATTTTGGCAAGAAAACAAAATTTTTGAAAAAACACTTCAAAAACCTTCGCCAGAAGGCACTTTCATTTTTTATGACGGTCCACCTTTTGCGACAGGTTTACCTCATTATGGCCACATTTTAGCTGGAACAATTAAGGACGTAATTCCTCGCTTCAAAACTATGCAGGGATATCACGTGCCAAGAAGGTGGGGTTGGGATTGCCATGGCCTGCCGGTTGAAAATTTAATTGAACAGGAAATCGGTCTAAAAACCAAAAAAGACATTATTGATTATGGAATCCATAATTTCAACCAAAAAGCTTCGGATAGCGTTTTGCGTTATGCCGACGAGTGGCGCCGACAAATCCCGCGCTTCGGCCGATTTGTTGATATGGAAAAAGATTATCGAACAATGGATGCTTCTTATACTGAATCAGTTTGGTGGGCTTTTAAGACATTGTATGACAAGGGAATGGTTTATGAGGGTTTCAAGTCAATGCATCTTTGTCCTAGATGCGAAACTACCCTTTCCAATTTTGAAGTCGCGCAAGGTTACCGCGACGTGACCGATATATCAGTTACTGCAAAATTCCAAGTTACAAACACTCAAGCACAAACAAATTCCAAATTCCAAATTCCAAAAGCTGAAAAAACTTACTTATTGGCGTGGACGACAACGCCATGGACACTCCCGGGCAATGTCGCGCTAGCCGTAAATTCTGAAGCTGATTATATAAAAGTAAAACTTGAAGATGAAATTTATATTTTAGCCAAGGACCGAGCCGGCGAAGTTTTGGCTGACAAGCAGTATGAAATTATTGAGGAATTTAAAGGCAAAAAATTGGTTGGTTTCAAATATGAGCCGCTTTTTGATTATTACTCAAATGACACAAGCTTAAAAGGTAGAGAAAACGGCTGGAAAGTTTATGCAGATAATTTCGTGTCTCTTGAAGAGGGTACAGGCATTGTTCACATCGCGCCGGCTTTCGGTTCGGAAGACTATGAATTATCAAAAAGAGAAAATCTACCATTTATTCAGCACGTCGACGTTACCGGTAAATTCAAACCGGAGGTTAAAGATTTTGCCGGCCTACTTGTGAAGCCCAAGGAAGACAGTCAGCGAACTGACATCGAAATTATCAAAAATTTGGCGCATAAAGGGCTTCTTTTCTCAAAGAAAAAAGTGGTTCATTCATATCCGCACTGTTGGCGCTGTGATACGCCACTTCTCAATTACGCATCTAGTTCTTGGTTTGTTGAAGTTTCGAAACACCGTGATAAGTTAGTCGCTGAAAACAAGAAAATAAAATGGGTGCCGGAAGAAGTTGGCAAATACCGATTTGGCAATTGGCTTGCGGATGCAAAAGATTGGTCAATTTCACGAAGCCGTTTTTGGGGAGCGCCGGTTCCGGTTTGGAAATGTGAAAAATGCGAGTTTAAAGAAATTGTCGGTTCGGTTGAAAAATTAAGCAGTAAGCTTCAATCCAAAAACAATTACATCTTGGTCCGCCATGGTGAGGCCGAGAGTAATGCTAAAAACATAGTTAGTGGTAGACCGGAAAACCCGCATTATCTGACGGAGAAGGGTCGTCTGGAGGCCCAAAAAACCGCCCGTCATTTGAGAGGAAGAAAGAATTGA
- the argS gene encoding arginine--tRNA ligase, translating into MKEKLENLIKGALESFGVKDPRIELEHPAEISHGDFSSNVSLVYAKDLNKNPREIAEKLLPYMIASKPKEIEKIEIAGPGFINFYLAKEFFVEEIKKILKEGDRWGRNKNLAGQKIIIEHTQPNPFKEFHIGHLVNNIVGEAVSRLLEAEAPKLKCVTYHGDVGLHVAKAIWAIIDKNFDYSQLAIHDLGKFYAEGDRAYEGDEVAKKEIVEINKKIYDESDPEINKIYKKGRELSLQHFEEIYTRLGSRFDGHFFESQAGEIGKKLVEKNPDIFEKSDNAIIFPEEKSGLHTRVFINSEGLPTYEAKDLGLIELKRKFFKFDRSITVTDVEQAEYYKVVMKAAEFVFPDLNGKIEHLSHGRLRLPEGRMSSRTGSIISGEWLLNELKKMALEKMKDRQIEKKEEVADQIAVAALKYSILKQALGRNIVFDFEKSLSFEGDSGPYLQYSAVRAKSVLEKARTEKVKAGVKRGGENVNDVEKLLYRFPSVVEVAARDFAPQKLVGYLIELSGAFNSFYAKEKIVDLVDQNSPYKIALTAAFLITLTNGLNLLGIKVPERM; encoded by the coding sequence ATGAAAGAAAAGCTGGAAAATTTAATAAAAGGAGCTCTGGAAAGTTTTGGGGTTAAAGATCCAAGGATAGAGCTTGAGCATCCTGCTGAAATTTCTCATGGAGATTTTTCCTCAAATGTTTCTTTGGTTTATGCAAAAGACTTGAATAAAAATCCGCGTGAGATTGCCGAAAAACTACTACCATATATGATAGCGTCAAAACCTAAGGAAATTGAAAAAATTGAAATTGCTGGGCCGGGGTTTATAAATTTTTATTTAGCAAAAGAATTTTTTGTAGAGGAAATAAAGAAAATTTTAAAAGAAGGAGATAGGTGGGGCAGGAATAAAAATTTGGCTGGCCAAAAAATAATAATTGAGCATACCCAGCCGAATCCTTTTAAAGAATTTCACATTGGCCACTTAGTAAACAACATTGTTGGCGAGGCGGTCTCACGTTTGCTCGAAGCCGAAGCTCCGAAGCTTAAATGTGTGACTTATCACGGCGATGTCGGGCTTCATGTGGCTAAAGCGATTTGGGCAATTATTGATAAAAACTTTGACTATTCACAATTAGCTATTCACGACCTCGGAAAGTTTTATGCAGAAGGTGATAGGGCTTATGAAGGTGATGAGGTCGCCAAGAAAGAAATTGTTGAAATAAACAAAAAAATTTACGACGAATCTGATCCGGAAATAAATAAAATTTACAAAAAAGGCCGAGAATTGTCGCTACAGCATTTTGAGGAAATTTATACTCGACTTGGAAGTAGGTTTGACGGTCACTTTTTTGAAAGCCAAGCCGGAGAAATAGGTAAAAAATTGGTTGAAAAAAATCCAGATATTTTTGAAAAAAGTGACAACGCGATAATTTTCCCAGAAGAAAAATCCGGTCTCCACACACGAGTTTTTATAAATTCAGAAGGTCTGCCGACATACGAAGCCAAAGATTTGGGACTGATTGAACTCAAGCGTAAATTTTTTAAATTTGACCGGTCAATTACCGTAACCGATGTTGAGCAAGCCGAATATTACAAGGTCGTGATGAAGGCGGCCGAATTCGTTTTTCCGGATTTAAACGGCAAGATAGAGCATCTTTCGCACGGCCGTCTACGTCTGCCGGAAGGCCGGATGTCTTCTAGGACTGGCAGTATCATTTCCGGCGAATGGCTTTTGAATGAACTTAAAAAAATGGCGCTTGAAAAGATGAAAGATCGGCAAATCGAAAAGAAAGAAGAGGTTGCTGATCAGATTGCGGTGGCCGCTTTGAAATATTCAATTTTGAAACAAGCTCTTGGCCGGAACATTGTCTTTGATTTTGAAAAATCACTTTCATTTGAAGGTGATTCCGGACCATATTTGCAGTATTCGGCTGTGCGGGCGAAGTCGGTTTTGGAAAAAGCGCGAACAGAAAAAGTAAAAGCCGGTGTCAAAAGAGGAGGGGAGAATGTGAACGATGTTGAAAAACTGCTGTACAGATTTCCGAGCGTGGTAGAAGTTGCGGCAAGAGATTTTGCACCGCAAAAGCTGGTCGGATATTTGATCGAGCTGTCCGGAGCGTTCAACAGTTTTTACGCCAAAGAAAAAATTGTTGATCTCGTCGACCAAAACTCTCCTTACAAAATCGCCCTAACCGCAGCTTTTCTTATCACCCTTACAAACGGCCTTAATCTCTTAGGTATAAAGGTGCCGGAGAGGATGTGA
- the dut gene encoding dUTP diphosphatase produces MDKPIFKIKILNSEAKIPSYAHPGDIGLDLYSLEDKILKPGERYIFFLGFALEFPEGFGAIVHDKGSISKAGLHVMGGVYDAGYRGEYNVHLVNLGHESYTIEKGDKIAQLIVHPVVFAGFEKVDELSSSSRGEGRWGSTGRK; encoded by the coding sequence ATGGATAAACCGATTTTTAAAATAAAAATTTTGAATTCCGAGGCCAAAATTCCGTCTTACGCTCATCCGGGCGATATTGGTTTGGATTTGTATTCGCTGGAAGACAAAATTTTAAAACCAGGTGAGCGGTACATTTTCTTTTTGGGTTTCGCTTTGGAATTTCCGGAAGGTTTTGGAGCTATTGTTCATGACAAAGGCAGTATTTCCAAAGCCGGACTTCATGTGATGGGCGGGGTTTATGATGCTGGCTATCGCGGGGAGTATAATGTGCATTTAGTTAACCTTGGGCACGAATCTTATACAATAGAAAAAGGCGACAAAATTGCCCAGCTGATTGTGCATCCGGTGGTTTTTGCCGGTTTTGAGAAAGTTGATGAGCTCTCGTCTTCCAGTCGTGGCGAAGGTCGGTGGGGTAGTACGGGGAGGAAATAG